The proteins below come from a single Methyloprofundus sedimenti genomic window:
- the nadC gene encoding carboxylating nicotinate-nucleotide diphosphorylase yields the protein MTYSSPINVQAFLDEDIGSGDITALIIPETSMAVAEIITREAMVCCGQDWFNAVFKILQTDLYVQWHVQEGQWLEADTLLCTLKGNARSLLTGERTALNLLQTLSATATQARLYANAIAGTGCKILDTRKTIPGLRDAQKYAVICGGCHNHRIGLYDGILIKENHIMAAGSIALAIAQARQISDKLVEVEVESMTELEQALAAKPDRIMLDNFSIPQLRLAVNKVAGCCALEASGNILLTNIREIAETGVDYISVGALTKNVQAIDLSMRIVLEKDLCII from the coding sequence ATGACCTATTCAAGCCCTATTAATGTTCAAGCTTTTCTGGATGAAGATATAGGCAGTGGTGATATTACTGCATTAATTATTCCTGAAACCAGTATGGCTGTAGCGGAAATAATCACTCGTGAAGCCATGGTGTGTTGTGGGCAAGACTGGTTTAATGCGGTTTTTAAAATATTACAAACAGACCTGTATGTGCAGTGGCATGTTCAGGAAGGGCAATGGTTAGAAGCAGATACCTTGCTATGCACACTAAAAGGTAATGCGCGATCATTATTGACAGGTGAGCGTACTGCGCTGAATTTATTGCAAACACTTTCAGCAACTGCCACACAAGCTCGCTTATATGCTAATGCAATTGCAGGAACGGGGTGTAAAATTCTGGATACACGTAAAACCATTCCGGGTTTGCGTGACGCGCAGAAATATGCAGTAATCTGTGGCGGTTGCCATAATCATCGTATCGGTTTGTATGATGGTATTTTAATTAAAGAAAATCATATTATGGCAGCAGGTTCTATTGCTCTGGCAATCGCTCAGGCAAGACAAATTAGCGATAAATTAGTTGAAGTTGAAGTTGAATCAATGACTGAACTGGAACAGGCTTTAGCAGCTAAACCAGACAGAATTATGCTGGATAATTTTTCTATTCCCCAATTGCGGTTGGCGGTTAACAAGGTAGCAGGGTGTTGTGCTCTGGAAGCTTCGGGTAATATTTTATTAACTAATATTCGCGAGATTGCAGAAACAGGAGTTGACTATATTTCTGTCGGTGCTTTAACTAAAAATGTACAGGCAATAGATTTATCCATGCGTATCGTTTTGGAGAAAGACTTATGCATAATATAG
- the ampD gene encoding 1,6-anhydro-N-acetylmuramyl-L-alanine amidase AmpD, which yields MKINNHWLTSARKTCSPNCDNRENENDISLIVIHCISLPEGQFDTPFIEQLFTNQLDAVAHPSFTEICKLQVSSHIVIQRNGAMTQYVPFNKRAWHAGASEYHGRTKCNDFSIGIELEGTEYSPYTEEQYSQLATLIQCLIQSYPNLSQKDITGHSDIAPQRKTDPGKYFDWEKLNQQLKNLELLT from the coding sequence ATGAAAATCAACAATCACTGGCTAACATCAGCTCGCAAAACATGCTCGCCAAATTGCGATAACCGTGAAAATGAAAACGATATTTCTCTCATTGTCATACATTGCATTAGCTTGCCAGAGGGGCAATTCGACACGCCTTTTATTGAGCAATTATTTACAAATCAGCTTGATGCCGTGGCTCATCCCAGTTTTACAGAAATATGCAAATTACAAGTATCCAGTCATATCGTAATCCAGCGTAATGGAGCTATGACTCAATATGTCCCATTCAATAAACGCGCCTGGCATGCTGGCGCTTCAGAGTACCATGGACGAACAAAATGCAATGATTTCTCTATTGGCATAGAATTGGAAGGAACAGAATACAGCCCCTATACCGAGGAACAATATTCACAACTTGCTACTTTAATTCAATGCTTAATCCAGTCATATCCAAACCTAAGCCAGAAGGACATAACAGGGCATAGTGATATTGCTCCACAACGAAAAACCGACCCGGGAAAGTATTTTGATTGGGAAAAACTTAATCAGCAGTTAAAAAATTTAGAATTGCTAACTTGA
- the lspA gene encoding signal peptidase II — protein MMKWLWLSVLAVILDQLSKIWIASNMNLYQSMPVFPGFNITYVHNFGAAFSFLSEAGGWQRWFFALLAASISVGIVIWLKRLKPEETLSAISLGLILGGAIGNLIDRVIYGYVIDFFDVYYQVWHWPVFNIADSAITLGVALMLYESFMHKQQEG, from the coding sequence ATGATGAAATGGCTGTGGCTATCTGTCTTGGCGGTAATATTAGATCAGCTAAGCAAGATCTGGATTGCCAGTAATATGAATTTGTATCAATCTATGCCGGTATTTCCAGGTTTTAATATTACTTACGTGCATAATTTTGGCGCTGCCTTTAGTTTTTTAAGTGAAGCAGGCGGCTGGCAACGTTGGTTCTTTGCACTACTTGCCGCATCAATTAGTGTCGGAATTGTCATCTGGTTAAAGCGGCTGAAACCCGAAGAAACTTTATCGGCAATTTCTCTCGGTTTGATTCTGGGTGGAGCTATTGGTAATTTAATTGACCGGGTTATTTATGGCTATGTGATAGATTTTTTTGATGTCTATTATCAGGTATGGCATTGGCCTGTGTTTAATATTGCAGACTCCGCAATTACACTTGGAGTGGCTTTAATGTTATATGAATCTTTTATGCATAAACAACAAGAAGGTTAA
- a CDS encoding flavin reductase family protein, whose product MHNIDSILQQYITQGVYVVGVADGDKTNAFTAAWVMQVSFSPVLLAISINPEHYSYQLLKQGSVCSVNVLSQEQMQMAAHFGRSGVPDKMLVGTWAAAVTGAPVLQESLAYFDCKVSHEVSAGDHQLVICEVLEARQLNVGAAMLYSETGNMDNSTALY is encoded by the coding sequence ATGCATAATATAGACAGTATACTGCAGCAGTACATTACTCAAGGCGTTTACGTAGTTGGAGTCGCCGATGGCGATAAAACTAATGCCTTTACTGCTGCATGGGTGATGCAGGTTTCCTTTTCCCCCGTGTTATTAGCGATCAGTATTAATCCCGAGCACTATTCTTATCAATTACTTAAACAAGGCAGTGTCTGTAGCGTGAATGTCTTAAGTCAGGAACAAATGCAAATGGCCGCACATTTTGGCCGGTCTGGGGTTCCCGATAAAATGTTAGTTGGAACCTGGGCGGCGGCAGTGACAGGGGCACCTGTATTGCAAGAGAGTCTTGCATATTTTGATTGTAAAGTAAGTCATGAAGTCTCAGCGGGTGATCACCAGTTGGTGATCTGTGAAGTTCTGGAAGCCAGGCAGCTTAATGTTGGTGCTGCAATGCTTTATAGCGAGACAGGCAATATGGATAATAGTACTGCGCTATATTAA